ttttgtctatatatttcaggagatttgtatgagttttcaaaatttttaaaataatttccgaagatttccagaacttttttgtatattttgcaatttcaggagatttccaggagctcctggtaaatcaacaAGAGGCCacaggaaatctgttataagttataaaatggtttaatgtaataatttatacacctagaattagtgtGGGTCCTATGACAttgcagggcccactgcggttgcATAGGTTTCAGTGGCCTAAAGCTGACCCTGCAAAATAGCAGCAAATGCTACgtcgccggtcgactagtttattattaaaatgcaTTAATAAGAACattatacatacaaaaatatatatataactgattGCACAATACAGTTTAAAGTATTCATATAACAGAGCATTAGTGATACATTTATTTGGGTCTTTCTTAGAGgaatgttcattaaaaaaatttcttttcagctttcttcatttgtcttttCAAATGTAAAAACATCTCGATCACTAGTGTCACTAGACTTGGATGTATCAACACACAGCAAATATTTGCTACCTATATGATGATACCTAAGAAATAAAAAGGGTTAGcatataataatcttcattgaAACAAACGTTTGAAATTTCaagtcattttaattatttttttatggggGGAAAAAGGGGGAATTTCAAGTTATGCgtaaattatagtttttatatagcgctactttcatgcttatagcatgcttagagcgctatggtccaatctcatttgtggaccagtgagggggagggggtatctgggagaaggttttccgtgctgccttaaggtctaacataaaaaatatatggaAAATACGCTTAACCTTAATCTAGTCAACAGATAGTCAAGTTCCACACAATAGATAATATTTCTTgaataagttttttgttttatcagcTGGTTATGGATGTATCTAACATGTCTGTAGACTTGATATTTATGACTATATTTGTATGTCTCTTATAAGctcataaaatacagacattccttcaaaatAGAACTATTTCAATTGGTCTTTTATGTAAGTCAACATGTAGCTAAGCAATTGTTTTAAGACAAGAAAATGTGTCTTTGCaatgtcaagtttaaaaaacaaatcattaaGACTTAGCATTGGTTCTATTTTAAACCTGGTGGTTTATGCTTATAGTGTTAATTTTACTGTTAGGAAGTGGGATAAAGTtatcataaaaaacaaaattaatacattCAAAGAATTTGCAGTTACTAATTAATAACTAAGGTCTCAATAAATAGTGAAGTATAATCAAAATCATACTGTTAATCTTTATAATTAATCTTATGCCCAAATGGATCGCTGGTCATGTGGTATATGCTCTGGACTCTCATCATGATGGTCCTGAGTTCAAACCCTAACGGCTGCAATGCCCTGCCACCTTGCAGGAGTTTTGGGCTAAGGATATAGTTTaattcatttctgaaggaacatctgaaacgaataaaacaaaacagacagTTACAACACAACAGTTTTACCTCCAGAAAATTATGAACACAATGACAGCAGCACCAGCCAGGAAGCCTCCAACAAAAACACCTAAAACTATTGGTACCAAACTCTTAGAAGAATGTTCAGCTGAAAATAGAATTACACTTTTAAGACAACTattatgcaaaatttttttACTGAATTTTTGTGGTCATATTTCATAATACTTGAAATATGACACTCTACTAGTTCAAATCcaaatttgttacattttcttACCTTCCATGGCCAGTTTTTCTGGTACACTCAAATTCTGCCAGTTAGTAACATTAGCCTCGTCAGGGATGTCTGAAAATAGAGAAATACACAGCTGGATAggcaaaatgcaaaaaaaaagtattaaaattaaatgacaaTCAGGCTTTTACTTCAGTCTTTGAATCTCAAGCTGTTTATACTTCTTACTTTTAAGtaataattagttttaaaattagttatataaatttagtttattttgtttagatatgACAGTAACTTAAAACTGAACACACCTCAGGTGTACAAGTCTGTGAAACAGCTATTTTCTGTTTACAACCATAGTCAAATAAATGTGAATGATTCCAGTCACAAGCTAGCTATGAATCCATATTAATAATTCAATGGAAtagctctatgcctcagaaacatggacagtgtacagaaaacatgcaaaaaaactgaaccacttccacatgacatgtctgagaaaaatactgaatgtcaaatggcaagacaaaataccacatactgaagtccttcaaagagcattcacacaatcctgatgcagtctaAGTTGTGATGGGCAGGAcatgtctgcagaatggaagaccaccgcatccttaaacgactcttgtatggccaactaagcaaaggaaagcgcttgcaaggtggtcaaagaaagcgcttcagggacaccctcaaagcttctctgaaggcgttcagaatagacccaggcacctgggagactgAGGCACATggcagagcatcatggcgtcgcgctgtgaaaactggcacacaggttgctgaggaaagagaacaatgctggcagaagaaaaatgccagagaagaaaagcaaggcaattgacactagctccagctggaataacctgcccagtgtgcggccgaacattccgggctcacgtAGGTCtaaccagccacatgaggaggcataaaaccgcagtacaaagccctcagccccctggacgacaaagtggtcatcatcgaaccacgatggatgaactatatatataaaccagTCATCTTATTAAAGCTCATACTCAATTAGCATATTTTGGCCTtatgaaatataattttataagtaACTATGAACTATAATTATTCTTTTGAGGTGCTGAAAACCTTGATTATATCTTGATTATATCTTGATTATATCTTGATTATATCTTGATTATATCTTGATTATATCTTGATTATATCAGAGCCattttcaactattttaatatttaaacttcTATCAAGTCAACTCATTGCATTCAAGTATTCAATACATATATTCACAAAAGACAAACTCTGACCTGTTGCATTCAATTCACAGTGGTCCCCAGTCACATAAGTAGGACATTTGAAACAGAAGCCAGTGGTTCCATTGCACAGCTGATTCAGACATCCCTTATTGCATCTTAGTGAACAGTCTGGACCATAATATGTAGGCTCACAATCTGTCATGGTACAAAAAATACCATTAGTTCAACACAAGGATAAAGAACTCTTGCTCCTGTTTacatataaaaaagtttaagcaatacttatatttgtatatgTACTATCCGATTCAGGGgcagactggctatatgggaaTTTTGGCAAATGCTCAGTGGACCTGTGTCTAAATGGGCTGATGGAGTTAACGAATGGGCCACTTTAAATGTAAACATGATTGACCTTTACATCCCTTTTATGAAAGATCTCTGACAGATTTTATTGTGTAATACTATCTTATATTGCAAAATAATGGATTCACCTATATCCTTATACTGTGCTTCTGTGAGTTTCAATCCTATATCAAACTAATAGATTAACAAAGAATATAAGACCTATATATTTAATAGCCCTATAGAAGTCGAGTTAGAGTGAACATACTCTAGTGAATCTAAACCCTCAATTTAAATATTAGTATTTCTTGATGTTATGAGGCAGTACCATTTACAGCATCTCCACAAGTTCCAgtcactttatttatttatctttgtcATGGTTAATTCTAACATATCAACATTTTTATACACTTGATTTGATTTTcataaaaagttcattttattttgaattttggttttgttttctgCAAATAATTTTACCTGTCTGACACATATCACCTACTTTCCCAGGTGGACAGTCCAGGCATATACCTGTTGTACTGTTGCAAGCTTGAAGTGCACAATTGGTGCTACACTGATCTCGACAATTATTGCCGTAAAAGGGAGCATGGCACTCtgaaaaaaagtgttgttttttttttaaatcaaactgTATGGCTTCAATGCTAAATTGTTAGGCTTTCCAGTCATGTATCTGTAATTTGAGTAAAGACTAAGATTTGATTTCAAATCAAGCATTCTTTCCTTTAGCCAGAGCACAGCTGGAGGAGTAGTCCTGACTGCCCTGTTCTAAACTAGAGTTTATCTCATCCCATTTAGCCTTATTCATGTATAAATTACAAGAACTATTTCTGTGCATTACTtgcctctttttgttttttgataaTCCTTAAAAACAATTTCCTAGATGTTATTACTTTTAGTTTTACTAATCAGAATTATAAAGTTCCACTTGGCAAGATGCTAACCTCTTTCTTTTAGCACATTTTATTTCACTTGTTGGTAGTTTTGTCAAGCTGTTCAGTCTTGTTAGGTTTCGAAAAAAGAGTATAGTAAAGAGCATAAAAATAGAAGTTTTTAAGCATCAGTAGGATTCCAGGAGGGGAGGAGGCTGAGAGGTCAAGCCCTTGGCTTCCTAACAAAGGGTCCCGagctcaaaattatttttttttgaacactgggattatttattgtttgaactttgggcgcctctgagtccacccagctctaatgagtacctgacattaggtggggaaaagtaaaggtggttggtcgttgtgctggccacatgacaccctagttaaccgtgggcctcagagactgatgacctttacatcatctgccccgtagattgcaaggtccataaagggaaactttactttaccttACTTTAGGATTCCGGTGTCTACGCAGCCCCATCAGTGACCTACATAAGACAAGACTGAGACAACGACTACCAAGGCTTTACACACTTTATTAGACAATTATTCCAAGTTTTCAAATTTATGAACAGTAAACAAATACATTCACTTATGAAACTCTTAGATCAAAGTGTTACCTCCATTTTCACAAAAGATTCCAGATTTCCCAGCTGGACACACCAGACATTGTCCACTTATGTGGTCACAAAACTGGTCCAAACAGTTTgggttacatttatttttacagtcTTCCCCAAAATATGTGGGGGCACATTCTGTAGAAATTAATAAAGCAATGGAACTTATTGAGAATCATTTAGACTTTTGAAAAAACTTATTCATGCATTTTTTACTGACACATTCaccaaaaataatatattttaattcgATAGTTAAGAAAGAGTTTTAGTGGATAATAAAGTGTAATAAGATTAATATTATCAGTTTGTTTAAATGTACTGTGCTCAACACTCTGGCTAGCAAAAAGAAGGAAATATCTAATACTATAAAAAgacaaaagctgagctggtcAGGTCCTAATTCATCCATCAAGGTACAGTGGTGgaagcatataaaaaaaaaagagttatccAAAGAAAAGCTTCCTGGGCAATgtgaaagaatggacaggctttttaaaaatattctgctAAGGACAGATGCTGACCCAGAAATGTGGTGGTATTTTGATATGTGGACCATCACACTAACACTAAAATAGTCATTGTACATGATTATGATAATGATGACGACAACTAGCTGTCTGTGCTTTCTCTAATGATTTAAAATTGTTAAGAAAATGCATTTGAATCTTAAAGATTAGTGCTATTAAACAGAACTTCTTAAACGCAAAGAAACAGCTACTAttgtgtgaaataaaaaaagccTATAATCTCCAAAACCTTCATGTTAAAGTTATCTTTTTTAACTTAACAACTTTACAGATTGCTTAAAACATGTGATGTGGCTTAGCTATTTGGCAAGTgcattttatgtattttaagcAATCCATTAACTCTAAAGCTATTTTTTGCTTCTAAGTGTGCCAACAATTTATAGCTATAGATTTCAAAGGATTTATATGTATAGAACAATAGCTGTATGGGGCTGCTTTGGCcaagtggttaagcacttggtttccaaacctagggtcctgggtttgaatctcagtgaagaatgggatttgcAATTTCAGAATTTTTAAGCACCCCTTAGTCCACCCCACTCTAATAAGTACCagattttagttggggaaagtaaaggcggttggtcattgagCTGGACACATGAAACCCTAGTTAAccctgggccacagaaacagatgaccttaacatcatctgcctcatagatggcaaggttcgaaaggggaactttaggACTTCACTTTAACAGTTGTACAGTTTATGTTGTTCAATTAATGCTAAATGGCTCAAACATGTTCCTGAATGGTGTCTCTGATATCATTATGGATTAAAAAGACATGAGGAAAGTAAGATcttgtaataaaatgtttaaatttcatGTTGTTACATGTCCTCATGTTAGCATTACcccataaaaacaaaaacctcaataaaaattaaaatgttcaagataatttaacaaaatgtaatgcaaaaaaaggggaaataacacaGTTATTAACTATAAGACACAACAGACCTTCCTGGCACTGCCACCCATCATACCCAGGCTGACACCCATGGACACAGTGACCGTTGTAGTGATGGCATAGTTCATCTGGCATATTCTCATCAAGTTTACAATGAGGGCTACAACTCATGGAGCAGTCGCTTCCGTATGTATTATTATCACACTCTAAAAAGAATAAGAAGAAATAGTCTTCcttgaaataacaaaaatacaagGTCTCATCCAACTATCTGGTATATACAGAGAAGACAACATgatttaacatttaatataGACTGTAGAAACCATTAACAAACACATTATTAGGTATTTGACTCTATACATGGACTTGGTATTGTCAGTCATGTGGCTAGCTATCAATGACTCAAGTTTTATTCCTGATGTGGACCAGAATTTTTAATAGAGATTTGTCTtgagtctgtctgtccgtttatgccaatgaataattgtgcgaagttttaaCCTGatttgagaatgggtgtgggagaaataacctgtgcacattttttaccagacagacagacagagtgacttgataaaagctttgtaataaagaaaaatactaTATCCACTGACTTACTGTCTATGCAGTGATCCCCAATGTATCCAGGCTTACATCCACTTGCACATGCCCCTGTTGAAGGGTCACACTGACCTGCACCAGCACAGTTTTTACTACAGTTTTGGGAGCAGGCGTCACCAAAAGTAAACACTGGACAGGCTGATGTAGAGAGAAGGTACATAGTGTAATATTTACTTAGGTGGACGGTGTAGTGAAAAGTCTTTAAAAGGGACAGTTTGTAATAGTAGATGGTCTTAATAGTAGACAATGCACTGCAGTGAATAGTTTTTTactataatacattttttaaaataaaaattggcaCAGAATCAACAAGGTATTACGAATTTTCAGCCCAAGGAACATATGCCCATTTtgctaaatatataatattgaaCTTTAATATAATTGCAGTGGCATCAAAAAGGTGTGGGCCaccattttttcttttgcttgtacATAATTAGAGTAAAAACAACATCCTTTTGAGGTACATATTTGTGTATTGATAAGATGAGAGAAAAGCTTGCCCAGTCTATACTAAATATTTATAGCTCAAGGTCTGTATTGGAATAATTATTCCAGAGGAAAGTTTTAAAagccagaaaaaaaatcaattttacttTGATCTAAGTATTTAGTTCATTGCTAAACATTGAATGCAAAATGAAAATTGAAACCTACTTCGATCACAAAGAGGACCAGTTCTTCCAGGAAGACAGCGCAGACAAAGGCCATTAACATAATGGCAAAGTTGATCAAGGCATTTCTCATCACATTTCTGAGCACAGCCTTTACCAAAGTATTTTGATGtgcacgcttttttttttttttggtttgaaaataaaaataatagtaaaacaCTGTGTCACTTCTAAGgcaaagaattaaaaatagttgCAACAGAAATAGTTATGTCCTCTTTGATTtcaataacacaaaaaaaatgatggacaaacaaatataaaaaataaaaaagttgtaaaGGAATTTGGCTTAAGGAACAAACAATGTAAAATTAAGGTCCCCCATTAGAGcaggttggactcagaggcgccaaaagatccctaaattaaaaagCCCAGACTTCAAAGGGATTCAAACCTGGAACCCCACAGTTTGGAAGCTAAgggctttaccattcagccatcaTGCCTCCAAATCGTACTGAATATAACTGTGAAAAATGTGGTACTATTAAAAAACAGTAGTTTGGTTATTGTCATTCAAACAGTTGTTAGCAAGTCATGGGACCCTCCACTAAGGCAGACCtagggaaaaaaatacaaaccatGGAGATGAAATTGATGAGACTACATAATCTCTTTCTgcgttttgttaaaaaaaaaactattatatTGAGCTTAAATTTAtcatttcaaaaacctaaaaggacctttcttcaggggaaagtactgaaaagaaaaaaaacacaataagaagaaaattaaaaaatgcctTTGCCTGACACTGTATGAGACCCTGTGAACAGTAGAAATTAAATGTAAGACTGTAGCCGCACAAGACCTCTTTCATTGATTGGTCTacttatttcaaaaatatatagatctaattttaaacaaatcaatTCTGGATCATGACTGGATCTagttataagaaaataaaagataaaagactAAATTTTTAAGCAGGCTACAAACTACAACATACTTATAAGTTTagattttattaatatatttattctatttattatGATTTATATCGGATCTAAAAGAATGTATCAGTCTCCACAAAATTCCAGCCTAGGTTCTCCACTTAGGGCACGGGCTGTGCTAGTCTACATTAGCCAACAGGTCAAGTAACGGGTAATATCCCATAATTCTTACCCGTCTGACAGCCTGCACCAATATATCCATCCCTACATCCAGATGCGCACCCACCAGTGCTGACTAGGCAAGCCTCGCTTTGATTTCGACATGAACACGTCAGTTCACAATCTCTTCCATATCTTCCCTGACTGCAAACGGTTTCtgtaaacaaatgaaagaaataatgGATCTAGTGCCAGAAAGTCATTGGACACGAACATAAAAGTGGTCGGGATTCACCATATAGGTGGTTGAGATTCAAGAATGTATTCATTATTCTtgttatgaaatattttttttttattcattgtcaTCATTCCCGTGACTTGCGTCACTAGGGGGTTCTACGATGGCGGGTCATGTAACTAAATCACTTTACTCTTCCCGGTTAGCAGCTGTCCCTAGAAAAATATgggagagaggccggtccattcttacACGTTTACGCGCCAGATTTTTTTTggaagaccttttttttttttcgtgccCACTCCACTGTTCCGTGAAGGCTGATTTTGACAGTCACATCctacatcagtgatgcccaacctaattcgacccgcgggccgttttaatttccgacactcatcTAGCGGGCCCAATGACCGAAAAGTTATTAAAAGCGAAATGAAAtagttctgaaactattttggttGAAACTTGTGGATTTAATACATAACTAACAGGTTATTTGACAATTATCTTTGTTACGTGTCGGAAAATAGCTTCATTTCTCGAATTACAATGTGAACAACAGTGTAGGTAGctttaccaccgactcattttgtggtctctttttggtaaacaTTCCCATGGATCTCCAATCtctagtttaacaatcttttattcgcgactcaaaccaagaatgccgccatatttattttataatgccgttcaggggcgtagctagggatttgggggcccggtgggattgatctctttgggggcccggtgggattgatctctttgggggcccggtgggattgatctctttgggggcccggtgggattgatctctttgggggcccggtgggattgatctctttgggggcccggtgggattgatctctttgggggcccggtgggattgatctctttgggggcccggtgggattgatctctttgggggcccggtgggattgatctctttgggggcccggtgggattgatctctttgggggcccggtgggattgatctctttgggggcccggtgggattgatctctttgggggcccggtgggattgatctctttgggggcccggtgggattgatctctttgggggcccggtgggattgatctctttgggggcccggtgggattgatctctttgggggcccttgcattttgacattcgacatcatgacatgagataatgtagtGATTAAAAATATAAGCCTACATTCtaattggtacagtatatcagttaaattaacaagaaataattattaagaaacttgtaatgaataataccgttgtttattggcgaaaAATGCACAAATgtcaaatctcaattcatatggCTTCAcctcgtgctttctgtgcagcaaaggcatctataacatccTCTATATCGATACTGTCTAGTATATGCGactccactgacattaaagccatgctgCTAAGcttttcttgcgtcattgtgcttctgagatagtttttgatgagcttgagctttgagaatgatctctcacgaCGCAATGGAAGTGGCATGAGGTAGCAGTATTGCAAGTTTTGAGCACAAAATCATTACCATATGAAGTcagcttcctcaatatgtcaaTTCGTCATTGTGGCACTgctttgttgatgaaaagtacTCGTGTATCAATGGCATCACTGAACAAGCGATTTGTCTGTATTTCATCATGCAAACAGGAATAAAGTCACACAGTTTTTCATCAGCGTGTCATCATCCATAGACTCAAAGaagtgtcttggttcaagaaaaaATCCAAAGGTGCCCACACGGTTTTCCAACCTTCGGAATCATTTTTTCATCTTCATATAaagtctgtccagcacttctgtcgcaacacgtttgaattgcagctctattgacagtcctacattggAACTCAACTCCCTCAActcttctttcttctggttattTTGATTACAGGAAATCCATAGCATTTACttccttcttttgctttttcgatggattgaaTAATCAGTTTCCTGCGTTTCTTGTCAGACACTTTCTTGAtcaaataaatatgttggcttattatcatgttcaacaaaaaaagtaaagatatgttcacttttcctggtagagtctacattcagagttccaatgcataaacacacaaatgtcaAAGATCATAATACCAATCCATCGGAGAAAAAATGAGGGTccaaacgtaggtaaagataaattttttcaacctttttttttttggaatggagatttctacactttgtgccgacaattcggtgggccggatggaaccatgtCGCGGGCCAAATCttgcccgcgggccgtattttgggcatcactctCCTATATTATGACAGAACCATTGAAATACGCCCACGTGGAGTGTCGCCAGAGAaggctgaccatgtccttcaaaattgttctctttaccatgaaacccgtacaagacactggccccaaaacacaccaatagaaaaaaaaaactatatggagaacaccctaatttggaaaccactgcgcggttcatctcatatatcggtctagtcatctgaacactccaacatataaatgagaacgaggaaaaagaagaagaccGAACCCGTTCAGCTCTCatatcttcacagtattgaatagcttattttttatatcacccaatgttaatattattactatataggcctatgtaaggcatattccttgttccatatgataggacaaattcgtacaaatgctccttcttccatagtgctattagagcatggaatgggttgcctgagctagccaggaaaaccagtgacttggcagaatttaagtcattggttattatgcatgactaaatgcatgacgcgtaagacgtaatttttttttttaagtaatgtctgtattatataagactagTCGACTAGGCGGTGttgcatacgccgctattttgcagggtcggccttaggccactgcaacctatgcgaccgcagtgggccccgcactttcataggatccgcgccaattcaaggtgtataacttattaaattaaaccattttataacttaaaacagatttcccgcgccctcctgtcgatttaccaagagctcctggaaatctcccgcaagcctcgtaaagtagttctgagcgtagtaaagaatgaataaaatgcatagacgaatttattttctaatacaaactcttaaatttcacttttttttttattatc
The DNA window shown above is from Biomphalaria glabrata chromosome 5, xgBioGlab47.1, whole genome shotgun sequence and carries:
- the LOC106075199 gene encoding protein jagged-1-like; its protein translation is MGSSTISGLLFLLLCAVSVDSKRNKCEMSWFGPECQYQCHCKGVCSNDGQCDQGCQKGWFGPECQYEDIAILAGPKDNNLTDGDDSTCISDSKSRSFTLTFEASSLYPVTWMRLTVNDMGNRDKLQTIGIEFKPPAKCTNKKMTTSDLVSVDVHCDKSVLINQLILTGDVVPFLCSVHVTAGRNVAIRQPTNQSSDYSDSMCDETCSYSSNAVDGSTNTDLYSQSCTHTKEENKPYWNLNFRRPYLISKYKIYNRNAHQLRLRNFHITNWNSQTLVFNYTNQGREIRSSYTVLQPSSVSDKAVTNIAVHLLQDGKGMITICEFQVFGETVCSQGRYGRDCELTCSCRNQSEACLVSTGGCASGCRDGYIGAGCQTACTSKYFGKGCAQKCDEKCLDQLCHYVNGLCLRCLPGRTGPLCDRTCPVFTFGDACSQNCSKNCAGAGQCDPSTGACASGCKPGYIGDHCIDKCDNNTYGSDCSMSCSPHCKLDENMPDELCHHYNGHCVHGCQPGYDGWQCQEECAPTYFGEDCKNKCNPNCLDQFCDHISGQCLVCPAGKSGIFCENGECHAPFYGNNCRDQCSTNCALQACNSTTGICLDCPPGKVGDMCQTDCEPTYYGPDCSLRCNKGCLNQLCNGTTGFCFKCPTYVTGDHCELNATDIPDEANVTNWQNLSVPEKLAMEAEHSSKSLVPIVLGVFVGGFLAGAAVIVFIIFWRYHHIGSKYLLCVDTSKSSDTSDRDVFTFEKTNEES